A region from the Drosophila mauritiana strain mau12 chromosome 2L, ASM438214v1, whole genome shotgun sequence genome encodes:
- the LOC117147300 gene encoding probable proteasome subunit beta type-2 produces the protein METILGVKGTDFVILASDTMISRSGMWLDDEVERTNRISDCCMMSTAGDGGDCQQFSDFIQRNMDFYKVTNGYDLTVHGAVHFIRSQLTAYRKSNCNYKVALLVGGYDLSSGPELHYMDYFGNSVPVRYGGHGIGINFCTPIIEEFYKPDMDTQAAYDVIKKCVIELYKRFVINLRNFDLFLINKEGITKMNRINLESFRGDFLAGPKRRI, from the exons atggaaACCATTTTGGGTGTTAAAGGAACTGATTTCGTCATACTGGCCTCGGATACCATGATTTCCAGGTCGGGGATGTGGCTGGATGACG AGGTGGAAAGGACCAATCGAATCTCGGACTGCTGCATGATGTCGACCGCTGGGGACGGTGGAGACTGCCAGCAGTTCTCGGATTTCATCCAACGGAACATGGATTTTTACAAGGTAACCAACGGATACGACTTGACTGTTCACGGAGCGGTGCACTTCATCCGGAGCCAATTGACCGCCTATCGCAAGAGCAATTGCAACTACAAGGTGGCGTTGTTGGTGGGAGGATACGATTTGAGCAGCGGTCCCGAGTTGCACTACATGGATTATTTCGGAAATTCGGTTCCCGTCCGGTACGGTGGCCACGGAATCGGCATCAACTTCTGTACTCCCATTATCGAGGAGTTCTACAAGCCGGACATGGATACCCAGGCAGCCTATGATGTTATCAAAAAGTGTGTGATTGAGCTGTATAAGCGATTCGTTATCAATTTGCGCAACTTCGATTTGTTCCTGATAAACAAAGAGGGCATAACCAAGATGAATCGCATCAACCTGGAGTCCTTTAGAGGGGATTTCTTAGCTGGTCCCAAGCGAAGGAtataa